The following are encoded in a window of Risungbinella massiliensis genomic DNA:
- the sigK gene encoding RNA polymerase sporulation sigma factor SigK: MPGLLTSLILLFKEMSLFVSYIKNNAFPQPLPEKEEMECLELMAQGNADARNRLIEHNLRLVAHIVKKFENTGEDTEDLISIGTIGLIKAIESFRPNKGTKLATYAARCIENEILMHLRSLKKARKDVSLQDPIGTDKEGNEINLLDVLGTDRDEVMNLVELKIERKKIYENIHILDDREQEVIRWRFGLDNEEERTQREIAKQLGISRSYVSRIEKRALIKLFHEFYREKGKR; encoded by the coding sequence TTGCCTGGATTACTGACTAGCTTGATCCTGCTTTTCAAAGAAATGTCTCTTTTTGTCTCATACATCAAGAACAATGCTTTTCCTCAGCCATTGCCAGAAAAAGAAGAGATGGAGTGTTTAGAGTTGATGGCGCAGGGAAATGCAGATGCACGCAATCGACTCATTGAGCACAATCTTCGTCTAGTTGCCCATATCGTGAAGAAATTTGAAAATACCGGGGAGGACACAGAAGATCTGATCTCCATCGGGACGATTGGATTAATAAAGGCAATTGAATCATTCCGCCCCAATAAAGGGACGAAACTTGCTACATACGCCGCTCGCTGCATCGAGAACGAAATTCTAATGCATCTTCGTTCGTTAAAAAAGGCAAGAAAAGATGTTTCTCTACAAGACCCTATAGGAACTGACAAAGAAGGAAATGAGATCAATCTTCTCGATGTTCTTGGAACGGATCGGGATGAAGTGATGAACCTTGTGGAACTCAAGATTGAGCGGAAAAAGATATATGAAAATATCCATATTCTAGACGATCGGGAGCAAGAAGTGATTCGTTGGCGATTTGGGCTAGACAATGAAGAGGAACGAACCCAACGTGAGATCGCTAAGCAATTGGGGATTTCACGGAGTTATGTATCGAGGATTGAGAAACGGGCGCTGATTAAGTTGTTTCATGAGTTTTATCGGGAGAAAGGCAAGCGGTAA
- a CDS encoding DMT family transporter, producing the protein MTRWKTYLILLVVMATWGLNVVATKQLVAEFSPITMTAFRILTAGLFVLLFLRSIGQLPKLTKSHLKLIVTAGTFNVVAHHGLLALGLTQTTATNAGLILGLGPLLTSLLSIKLIGNHLSTFQWIGLLLGFSGVTLVVLSGSSGIGISIGDPIVFLSILSQAISFILIRKGASTLDARALTGWMMVYGSLILFVLGLIFEPHGLAQMWHGDGQIWTIFFASAIIASGIGHMIYNRSIQSIGPVETSIFLNFNPLFSLIGATIFLDEHITSFQLIGFGLIVLGVLLGARVLEMILSHRKKRPNKMIAH; encoded by the coding sequence ATGACTAGATGGAAAACCTATCTTATTCTTCTCGTCGTGATGGCAACTTGGGGACTAAATGTGGTAGCCACCAAACAATTGGTAGCCGAATTCTCTCCCATTACCATGACGGCTTTTCGCATTCTTACCGCTGGACTCTTTGTTCTACTTTTTTTACGAAGCATCGGACAGTTGCCTAAGTTGACCAAGTCTCATCTAAAGCTAATTGTAACAGCTGGGACTTTTAATGTAGTAGCACACCATGGATTGTTAGCACTAGGACTTACTCAAACCACTGCTACCAATGCTGGATTGATATTGGGGCTCGGACCTTTATTGACCTCTTTGCTCTCTATTAAATTAATTGGTAATCATTTGTCTACATTCCAATGGATAGGACTCTTACTCGGCTTTAGCGGAGTAACACTCGTTGTTCTAAGTGGTAGTAGTGGAATCGGTATATCTATTGGCGATCCTATCGTCTTTCTCTCGATCCTCTCGCAAGCAATTAGCTTTATCCTGATCCGCAAAGGCGCATCCACTTTAGATGCCCGTGCCCTAACAGGATGGATGATGGTTTATGGATCTCTTATCTTATTCGTACTTGGACTTATCTTTGAACCACATGGTCTTGCACAAATGTGGCACGGAGATGGGCAGATATGGACGATCTTCTTTGCTTCTGCCATTATCGCTAGTGGCATAGGACACATGATTTACAATCGCTCCATCCAGAGCATTGGACCAGTCGAAACCTCGATCTTCCTTAATTTCAATCCTCTCTTCTCACTGATCGGGGCAACGATTTTCTTGGATGAGCACATTACCTCTTTTCAACTTATCGGGTTTGGATTGATCGTTCTAGGGGTTTTACTAGGGGCTCGTGTGTTGGAAATGATACTCAGCCATCGGAAAAAGAGACCTAACAAAATGATAGCGCACTAA
- a CDS encoding tetratricopeptide repeat protein, which translates to MDEEHSMKEIGDDIIQLLKKADYASEVGRPDLVLDCGFQILKLVPEHFLGYMTLAIGYFSSGDIVASQEAIDKSIASNAEFADTWDLKGLITHYGTQKIDEAILYFQKALDLDPECVAAIVHYAGAELDLGHLDRAEELVMQATKLDPERKECPLLLGMIYTKRGQLEEAETFYREALRINPESLLVHLNYGHYLMVNRNDPKKAYPILKEAIRLNPDDKKAQDYYRQVVKEKSRDFGWDYKLWMGLLLVGLLLSFVFKFGMD; encoded by the coding sequence GTGGATGAAGAACATTCGATGAAGGAAATAGGGGATGACATCATCCAATTATTAAAGAAAGCAGATTATGCCAGCGAGGTTGGAAGACCAGATCTTGTCTTAGATTGTGGATTTCAAATATTGAAGTTAGTACCTGAGCATTTTCTTGGCTATATGACATTAGCAATTGGTTATTTTAGCTCAGGAGATATTGTTGCTTCACAAGAGGCGATTGACAAAAGTATTGCTTCCAATGCCGAATTTGCTGATACGTGGGATCTCAAGGGATTAATCACTCATTATGGAACCCAAAAAATAGATGAGGCAATCCTTTACTTCCAAAAAGCGCTAGATTTAGATCCAGAATGTGTTGCTGCTATCGTGCATTATGCAGGAGCTGAGCTTGATCTTGGTCATCTAGACCGTGCAGAGGAGTTGGTGATGCAGGCAACAAAGCTGGATCCCGAGCGAAAAGAATGTCCTTTGCTTTTAGGGATGATCTATACAAAACGTGGTCAATTAGAGGAGGCAGAAACGTTCTATCGAGAGGCATTGCGAATCAACCCGGAGAGTTTGTTGGTTCATTTAAACTATGGGCATTACTTAATGGTAAATCGAAATGATCCAAAAAAAGCATATCCTATATTGAAAGAGGCAATACGCTTGAATCCAGATGACAAAAAAGCACAAGACTATTATCGTCAGGTTGTGAAAGAGAAGAGTCGAGATTTTGGTTGGGATTACAAGCTTTGGATGGGGCTTCTACTAGTTGGTTTACTACTAAGTTTTGTTTTCAAATTTGGTATGGATTAA